In Dictyoglomus sp. NZ13-RE01, one DNA window encodes the following:
- a CDS encoding phosphatidate cytidylyltransferase → MLQRIITGLWGVPLILWSIYLGDQIFFILIFVISGFGLWEFYSLLEKYNYNPLKLEGIIFGLIYLAFIYLGSRRAITIALPVLIVVLLIYELFQKKRRIDDIALTFLGFFYIPFLLSYFLILRNIPHGDKICYFTFILIWVSDSFAYFTGKALGRHPLAPSISPKKTIEGTIGGIIFSALASLLFSHLYSWHPFPTFITGLAVGIMGQLGDLVESMLKREIGVKDSSSLLPGHGGILDRFDSLIFAGPTVYYFLNLLRII, encoded by the coding sequence GTGCTACAAAGAATTATTACTGGACTTTGGGGAGTTCCGCTAATATTGTGGAGTATTTATTTAGGTGACCAAATTTTTTTTATATTGATTTTTGTTATATCTGGATTTGGGCTTTGGGAATTTTACTCTTTGTTAGAAAAATACAATTATAATCCCCTTAAATTAGAAGGAATTATTTTTGGATTAATCTATTTGGCTTTTATCTATCTTGGATCAAGAAGAGCAATAACTATTGCCTTACCTGTTTTGATAGTAGTTTTGCTTATTTATGAGCTTTTTCAAAAAAAGAGGAGAATAGACGATATAGCTCTAACATTTTTAGGGTTTTTTTATATTCCTTTTCTTTTGAGTTATTTTCTGATTCTTAGAAATATTCCTCATGGAGATAAAATTTGTTATTTTACCTTTATATTAATCTGGGTATCTGACTCCTTTGCCTATTTTACAGGTAAAGCTTTAGGAAGACATCCATTAGCTCCTTCTATTAGTCCAAAAAAAACTATTGAGGGAACTATTGGTGGTATAATTTTCTCCGCTCTTGCTTCTTTATTGTTTTCCCATTTGTATTCATGGCATCCATTCCCAACCTTTATTACAGGTTTGGCTGTTGGAATTATGGGACAATTAGGTGATTTAGTAGAGTCAATGCTTAAGAGAGAAATAGGTGTAAAAGACTCATCTTCTTTGCTTCCTGGACATGGAGGAATTTTAGATAGATTTGATAGTTTAATTTTTGCAGGACCAACAGTTTATTATTTCTTGAATCTTCTAAGAATTATTTAA